One window of the Candidatus Chryseobacterium colombiense genome contains the following:
- a CDS encoding nuclear transport factor 2 family protein, producing the protein MIKKLMFAMSFIMAITASAQKISDKDAVNAAAEKLRLSMISGEKPELESLILPELTYGHSGGHIDDAKEFVEKLVSKKSDFLTIDITNQTVNIVGNTAIVRHHFYATTADAGKAPGDVTLDILLVWAKVKNDWKLLARQAVKSEKKK; encoded by the coding sequence TTGCCATGAGCTTTATAATGGCAATAACTGCTTCAGCGCAGAAAATCAGTGATAAAGATGCGGTGAATGCTGCTGCGGAAAAATTAAGATTGTCCATGATCAGTGGAGAAAAACCTGAGCTGGAATCCCTAATTCTACCGGAATTAACCTATGGACATTCGGGAGGACATATTGATGATGCCAAAGAATTCGTAGAAAAACTAGTAAGTAAAAAATCTGACTTTTTAACCATTGATATTACAAATCAAACTGTGAATATTGTTGGAAATACGGCGATTGTCCGTCATCATTTTTATGCAACGACTGCTGATGCAGGAAAAGCTCCGGGTGATGTAACACTGGATATTTTATTAGTTTGGGCTAAAGTGAAGAATGACTGGAAATTATTGGCGAGACAGGCTGTGAAATCTGAAAAGAAAAAATAA